The Nitrospira sp. sequence TATCCGCTCATACCTGAGATCTGCCCAACCGGACGAGAGGGAGCACACTCATGAGTCGCATCAACTTGGATCCGCTTCTGACCTTTGCGGACGGATCGCACCTGTTGATCAGCACACAGTGTTCAGTAGGTGGAGATTTCTCCTGCGCCTTGTACAGCGCGGTGGTCAAGACAGACGATCAAGCGGCATTCCAGATTGTTTCGAACCACTTTGCGGCCTCGACCTGCATGAGCGCCCAAGAAAACGCCTACAGTTACGCCCTTCGACTCTATCCCGGTTCCGTCGAATCGATGAAAAAACCACCATACCTCATTTGGCCGGGTCCACGTGCCTCCTTCCCCTAGCAAAGATTCGTCTGCTATGGCACCAAGATCCCGGGCACTCTATTAATCATCTCAACCGGACCCGAAACCCTATTTCTTTTTTTGGCAAATCTCGACTGTCGCTTCAACCTGACCATCTCTTGGACTGACCATCAACAGCATGCCCTTATGCTCCAAGGCCCTCTTGAACAGCGTGGCATAGCTATCATCGTATCGACGTTCCTCGATCGTCGTCTCGCCGCTTTGGCGGTCGTATGAACTTTCGACGACAAATGCGTCCACGGTTTGCGTGCCATTCAACCGCGCTTTGCTCGTGACCCGCCAGAAACGATTCTTCGGATCAAACATTCCGTTCGAGGTATCTAGGGTAGCATTGGAACACAGCTTAACACCTTTGGACACCTCCACATACTCACCTCTATCCATAAATTGGGCGAAGCCCGCTGAGGGAAATCCAATAACGATTGCAAGAACCAGCACATACAGAAACATGTCGCCCCTCCTTCATCGGGAAAGCATCAGCGCAATCGAGCAGATTGGTGGCACAGGCTGACGTCTAGACCTTTCCTTTCCAAGAAATTCGTAGAAGCGTTCCGTACTCGTCTCCTTCCAAGCCCCTCTTACAGGATGCTTGGTCTAAGATCTGCTCCCCTCTCTCCTCGATCAAATCCTGCACTAAACCACGTCATGATGTCTGGCCTTGAACCGGATTCTTCTGAGGCACCTTTTCTTCGGTCATCATCATCGATCCTGAAACGGCATCGACATAGACCGTCATAATCGATTCTTTGGCGGTCAGGATTTCGACCATCCATACAGTCTTGTCCGCTCTTTTCTCCAATTTGGCCTCAATGACCTGTCCTGCGACACTGGCCAACGCCGTCTCTGCCGCCCCCTGAACCGTGATCTTGGCGGAGGTTGCCACGGTAATAACATCCGCCGCGTTGAATTTCCCTTTATCGGCGCTCCAAACCATTTCACCCACAATCCCTGCCAGGCCAATCACCGTGGCCGCAATCAAGATTGCTCGCCATATCGTATAGTGCTTGTTCATGATGGCTGTCTCCTTCATGCATGGCCTAACATGTAGGAACATGACCGCAAGGCCCCACGCGATCACGTTCGCTCCATCCGCCGACGATTGCTCGAATTATTCCCATGGCTGCCATCCGTCCCGACGCTTCTGTATTATTTCTTTTGTATCCGCATGTCCTTTTTCACCGGTTGTTCAGCTGCCCCTTTCGACAATGGTTCGACAACTTGGATCTCGTGGGCCTCGGGACCCTTAGGATCGATCAGCACGGTGCTCACGGTTGTATCTCCGGACCTCGCGGCCTCCTCCATAGACTGGCTATAGGTCAAGTTTTTCCGACCCGTATCGTTCGCAAACTCTCCCCTTGACGGATATCCGGGATGCTTGGGGAGCATTACCGGATTCGCCAGAGCAAGTGCTGCCATTCCGAACACGAGTCCCATCAGCGTCATCGTAAAGAGCTTCATGATGGCCTCCCTTTGTTGTACAGCCCACTATCTCCTCGACAGACGACGATCCCGATCTGTGACCGGGAGGTCACCTCTGTCAGCAAAGGCAACAGGCTGAAGCCTCAAGATCGGTCTATGAGGGCACCCTCACAAGACCATCGTCGGCGCTCTGGCATTGAAGCGGCGGAGACTGAGGAATCGATCGCGCTAGGAAGGATGCGGGAAGCGCAAAGGATGGGACAGTCAGCGAAACTGGAACGTCAGAGTTTGAAGCAACACACCAACGTTACGTTCCCAACTTTCATGGCGCGCAAGAATGAGGAACACTTCCCTCCGAGAGTCACCTCTCCTCGCACAAACTAGCATACACAAGTTTACCATATTTAGTCAATTTATATATTTCACGGTCTACTTTTAGCAGCATATATTAACCATTTTTTGTTAATCTTCATGCGCACATGTCTAACCGACCAGTCCCAGCAAGCCACAACGCATGACGTCGTGCACGGAGCGCTCTGATGGATGAGGGGCCTCTGGGGCAGAACTCTATTTCTTCTTCTTCCCGCAAATTTCCACCGTTGCTTCCACTCGTCCATCTTGCGGGCTGATCATGAGGAGCATCCCTTTGTTCTCCGGGGATCTCTTGAAAAACGTGGCATAGTCTTCATCATACTGGCGTTCCTTGATCGTAGTCTCACCGCTTTTGCGGTCATACTGTGTTTCAAGGACAACTGCAACGACGGTCTGCGTGCCATTCGCCCGTACCTTACTGGTGACTCGCCAATAGACGTTCTCTGGATCAAGCATCCCCTTCGATTTTTCCAGGATAACGTTAGGACAAAGCTTCGTGCCTTTGGCCACCTCGACATACTCGCCTTTGTCCACGAATTGAACGAAGCCTGACAGAGGCAATCCAATGACGATTGTAAGAGCCAGCAGCCATACGAACACGTGATCTTCCTTCCTAAGACGGTAGGATGACATAATGGCGTAACTCAGACAGACTTAAAGAGAATGGGCTAAGGCACGTGTTTCAGATGCGCGGTCAATCGAAGATTGTCTCCACAACCACCGGACAATCGATTACGGCCAGACGTTTCGATGTTAGCGCTTCATGCAGGATCGGCGTGAGCGGGAATGCGCCTTGATTCCGGCTTTCTGGACATCCGAAATCAGGCGGTGACTTTGAGCCGGTCAAGAATCGCCAAAAGGACATCCTTTCGCTCTCGCAAGTCTTTCCGCATGGCCTGGTTGTCGGTGTGACCGATCTCGGTACCGAGGTCCGAGATGGCACTCTCGACCGCCCAGGACAATACCTCCTGCTCCTGTTGTGCCAGGGTCAGCTGCATATGATGCTCCTTCCTCAACCACACTCTTTAGCGGACATTGCCTGGAAAGGAAAACATCTGACATCGCGTCCACCACATTCAATCGACAGAGATGTCGACTCTTGTCCTCCGCTTAGCTCTCCCAGTTCGCACGGAGCAGATCTTCATTCTCCTCATAATGACAGGCGAATGTGCCGCGATGGGCATGATGCAACGCCTCACCGATGCGCCGCGCGAGATGGGGGTCCGTCGTGGTGATGACCACCCCTTCGGGTGCTTCGGCGTGGTCCTCGATCTTGATGATTCGAGCCAGCGGATGTTCGGATTTGAGCTGAGCCTCTTCATTGCGGGCAAGACCAAGCACCTCGTCTCGATGCTTGGCGACAAACTCACCCGTCAGCAGAAGCACCCCGCTTGGCACGCGGTCCCGGATCCGTTCACAGGCAGGACACATCACCTCGTGACTATCCGCCGGGACAGGCCCCCACACCCACCGCCCCTTGTGATACACCGCCTGGCACTCACGACACACCGACGGCTCCCGAAGCTTACCCTTGGATTTGTAGGGGTCGTGCTTTCGGGCTCGAACCGATCGATCTTTTTTATCTCGAGGATGGTGTGGTGTCGACATCTTCATTCTCTCCATCGCGTGAGAGATCTCTGATAAATCAGGCTGGGAGGGAATCCTCACTGCGTTGTACTTGTATCAGGCCCGCTTCATGAGTCCTCGTCATCCTACCGAATCGTGAAACTGCATGTGGAATGCCATTCTGTAACGGATATGCGGCATGCTCAAATCCGCGGAACTTCGAAATGACGAGGAGAGTCCATACTCGGCTGTGCGGATCCCCTCAAAGGACACTGTGGCGTTCCGGATCAGAGGAAGGCGGATCTCCTGTCCCCTAATGCCACAACCTAGATGCAAAGAGGCAGGATCAATCTTGACATTTGACTGACAACCATGACCGTGAAGATTCCGCACCGCGACACTCCGAAACAGCCGGTCGCGTGGCACGAAATGAATAGCCCCGGACAGGCTCAGCTCGACCATGACGCGGGTTCCATTTACCCGTCCGCTCTCATCCGTCCTTCCGGATCTCGATCACATTGCCAGCTTCATTTAGTTCGATGGTGATCGGCGTCCCCTCTTTCATCCCAGAGAGTTTGGTTTCTCCGTGCTGTACCGCAAATGTCCGTTCCCCTTCCGGTGTCGTGAGCTTGATCTCTTTCAAGTCCGCCGACGCATAGGTCAGCTTGCCGGAGATGAGGCGATGCACCCCCTCTTTCCCTTTCGCATGGTGGTCGATCGCAACATTATTGCTGCTCACCCAGAGCGTCAGTTTATCGCCGACCGTGACGTCCTGCGGAGCCGTCTTGGCAGTCACACTGTAGCGGCCCATGGATGTCTGCACGAAGACTAACCCGGACTTGATGTCTGCCACCACGCCCTCCAGCTTGATCCGAGAACCAGGGTCGGCATGAGGCATCGGGGCAATGGCAAGTTCCAATTCTAATCGGCGGTGTACATCGATGACTTCACCCTTGTCATTCAACTGCACGGTGATCGGGCTGCCTTCAGCATAGCTCCCGAACTTCGATCGATTTCGTTTCACGATGAAGTCCTTCTTGCCCTCCGGAGTCCAGAGGGTAATCGCTTCCTGATTCCCGGACGTGTAGGTCAGGTTGCCTCTCACCCAACGGTGATGTGGCCGTGCTTCACCCTTGGGGTAGGCATCGATGACGACATTGTTTTCATTCACCCATACGGTAATCTCATCGCCAACTTTAGCCTCGGTCAGCGCATCAGACTGGATACTCATGGAGCCCCAGGACGTGGTGACCATGATGAGACCAGACCGCATCTCGGAGATCACCCCATTTACTTTGGTCGTCCAAACCTGGTCATCGGCATTCACCTGGGTCGCCGTGATAGCGAGGAAACAAGCCGCAGCCAGGAAACACTGAGCAGTAGCTGTTTTCAAGAATGTGGACATGCAAGACTCCTTCTTTCAAATGATGAGCTGTCGCCCTGTGCTCGCTCGCAGGTACTGTCGAGCACCAGCCGCAAAAATCGTCAAACTGGTCGCCCTCACCGCTATGAGTGCTGACCTTCAGAAACCAGAGGACATTCGCGTTAGATGTGGAATGAGTCTACCCTAAAGACAATTCACGGTCTGGTCAGAACGGCTCAGTTCGCCAAGAGGCACCCGTCTCCCTGTGCCTACGAACGATCCTCCCACTCATCGCTCCCCCTACCGGTCAACTTTCCTCCATGCCAGCTTCTAGACCTAGGACCCCAAAGGGGCCGGACCGATCCGGCCTCGGTTGCCCCTTTGTCCGTTGCGAAGGCGACTTTTCTCAGTCCTCGCCCGAAGTGCCGATACCAATCCAGGCTCGCAGGAGATCGTGCCGTGTCACAGAGTAGGCAACCCTCCCATCCTTCTTCACAGGAAGATTCAGCAGGTGCTGTTCCTCCATCGTCTTCACCGCTTCTTCGATCGCGGTCCATGATGTCTTCCTTGGTCACTATCCCACCCCGCCCGTATCAACCGAGCACGATGCGAATCTGGTGCTCGCCGTCGACGACGAGCAGGATGTTCGTATTGTCTGTCGACGCTTTGCCATCCAGTTCAGTCAGCGCCACGCCGCGGCTCACATGACGTGGATTTTCCAATGTGATGTTGTAAACCGCCGAATGATACCGGAAACGAATCGAGTACCCCGGCCAGTGACGTGGAATACAAGGATCGATGGAGAGCATGGCACCGCGCAAGCGGAAACCCAGCATCCATTCCATACCGGCCCGGTAGAGCCAACCCGCTGATCCGCTGTACCAAGTCCATCCCCCGCGCCCAATGTGCGGCGGCTCGGCGTACACGTCACCGGCTACCACGTAGGGCTCGACTTTGTAGCGCTGGACGTTCGCTCGCGAAGAAATTCGATGAACAGGATTTAACATGCGGAACAACTCGCCGGCCTTGTCCCCGTCACCCAGGGCTGCGAATGCCAGCACGGTCCAAACGGATGCATGGGTGTATTGGCCGCCGTTTTCTCGAATGCCCGGGACATAGCCCTTGATATAGCCGGGATCCTTCGGCATTCGGTCGAACGGTGGTGCCAAAAGACGGATCAGCCCGTCCCGCCGATTCACCAGATGCCGTTCCACCGCGGCCATGGCACGTGCCGCGCGGCCTGGGTCTGCCGCGCCACTGATCACTCCCCAGGACTGGACAATCGAATCGATGCGGCATTCTGGATCTCCCGCGGAACCGAGCGGCGTCCCATCATCGAAGTACGCGCGGCGGTACCATTCTCCGTCCCAACCGTCCCGCTCGATCGCGGCTTTCAATGCACTGACGTGCAAACGCCACGTTTCAGCACGACCATGCTCACCGCGTTGGGCCGCCACCTTGGCGAACTCCCAGAGCACGGTATGGAGAAACCAACCCAGCCAGACGCTTTCCCCTTTGCCCAGTTGGCCGACTCGGTTCATCCCGTCATTCCAATCTCCGGTGCCCATGAGCGGAAGGCCGTGACAACCGACGACAAGGCTTCGGTCCAGCGCGCGCGCGCAATGTTCGAAGAGAGTGGCGCACATCTGGGACACTCGCGGCTCAAAATAGGATTCATGTTGTCCATCCACTAACACAGGTCCTTCGAGAAATGGCACCATTTCGTCCAGCACGGTCATATCGCCGGTGACTTCAAGAAACTGGATCACCGCGTACGGCAACCAGAGCAGATCGTCGGAAATGCGGGTTCGCACGCCGCGTCCGGACGGAGGATGCCACCAATGCTGGACGTCACCCTCGAGAAACTGCCGCCCTGCCGCTCGTAGCAGATGCTCGCGTGTGATATCGCGATCCGCCACGCTAAGGGCCATGACGTCCTGGAGTTGATCGCGAAACCCGTACGCCCCGCTCAACTGATAGAACGCCGCTCGTGCCCAGACGCGGCACACCAGCGTCTGATAGAGCACCCAGCGATTCAACAAGACATCCATGGCGCGCTCCGGCGTACGGACCTGTACAACACCCAGCACGTCGTCCCATCGGCGAGTGACCTCACGGAGGAGCGCGTCGACGTCCGCCCCACGGTAGCGATGAAGCAGGAGACGCGCCTGCTCTCTCTCCGCTGTCTGACCAAGAAACCAGATAACCTCCGCTTGTTCGCCTGCCTCCAACTCGATCGACAGTTGAAGAGTCCCACAAGCGTCGAGACCCGCCCCGACCCTACCGGATAATTCACCTCCCTTTTCCAATGCCAGGGGACGGTCAAAAGTCCCATTACGGCCGAGGAATTCCGTGCGGTCGCCGGTCCACGAGGTGTGTTTTCCGGCAAGATCGGAGAAGGCGATGCGACCAGCGAACTCGCCGCCTAACATACTGCGTGCGAAGAGGGCGCCGGTCTCCGGATCGATCTCGGTGATGATGTACGGCGCGGAGTCACTGCGGGAGTTCCCAAGTACCCATTCAGCATAGGCCATGACAGAAAGGCGACGCGAGCGGCCGGACGCATTCTGCAGGGAAAGGCGAGAGATCTTGATCGGATCTTCAGGGGGCACAAATTGCAGCAATTCGAGTAGGACGCCGTGTGAACCATGGTGGAAACGGCTATAACCCTGCCCGTGACAGGCGACATAGGGTGCCGGGTCATCACGAATCGGCAGGGCCGTGGGACTCCAAATCTCCTTCGAGTCGTCATCGCGAAGATAGAGCACCTCTCCCGACGGATCGGTTACAGGATCATTCGACCAGGGTGTCAATTGATTCTCGCGGCTGTTCAGCGACCATGTAAACCCGGAGCCTGATTCCGACACGAGGAAGCCGAACGACGGGTTCGCGATGACGTTGATCCAGGGTCGTGGCGTTCGCAGCCCTTCGCCGAGAATCGTGACGTATTCGCGCCCATCATCTGCGAAGCCGCCCAAGCCGTTGAAGAATTCGAGTTCTCGTTCAGGCAACGGCACGTCCAGACGTCTGCCGGCACGCCGCGTGGGCAGGTTCAACGGCGCCACACTGTGCCTGCGCTGTAACCGTGTAATCTGCTCCGCCAAGGTGCCGCGCCAGCCGAGTAGGACGACCCGAGCAAGCTGCTGCAGCAGGATCCGATCTTGTGCGGAGACCAGGTCGGTCCGCAGAAGATAAATACCACCTCGCGCCCCACCGGTATCCGGGCAGAGACGCAATTGACTGCCCCGCACCAGCCCTTCCAGCACGCCTTGCAGCCCCTGCTCATACGACGTGGCCTTCTCGTTCAGAATGATCACATCGGTCGATAATTGCCTCATCCGCCAGTATTCATGTGCCCGGAGCAACTGCCGGACAATGTCGATGTCATCCGTTTTGTCGATGCAGGCCAACACGATGGGCAGATCGCCTGAAATCCCATGCGCCCACAGCACCGCACGGTCCACCGTACCCTCGCTCAGCACCTCGGAGGACGGCCGCATCGACACATCAGCATACAAGACGGCGTTGGCCAGTCGTTGGAACAACTGCGCTTCATCGGCCCCGATACCGAGGTGATGTAGTTGTACCCGCGATTGCGTCCAAGCCAGCGAGAGGGCACGCTCAAAGACTCTCGGATCGCTGTACTTGTCCGCTAACTCCAACACCTGATCTCTGGCGGGGCCGATGATGGTCGAAAACACCACGCGCACGGTCTCACCTGGGGGCACGCGCACCGTGCGGCGCAAGCTCATCACCGGATCAAGCACAGACCCGACGGTATTCGAAAGCGGCCGCCCTCCAATCACCGAGACCGCCGTGCGCACATGGTGACCGCGGCCGAGAAACCGGGCGCGATCCGTTTCATACTGCAGATCCCCGATGCTCTCACCTTCGACCACAACCACCTGGGCCGCCCACACCGTCGCTTCTTCGTCCGATCGTCGGCGACGAGTAGCAAGCAACACGCCGTAGTCAGGCACAAATTCCGTTTGCACGAACAGATTTGCAAAAGCCGGATGAGCGACATCGGCGGCTTGTGAAACCAGAGACAGTTCGGCATAGGAGGTGACTTGCAGCTCGCGCGCACTGGCGCCCATATTGGTCACGGAGATGCGCCGCATTTCGGCATCATCCTCGGAGGACACCACAACCTCACACGTCGTACTCCAATCGCCATCCCGGCGGATGATCTCGGCTCGTTCTTCTGAAAAGGACGCTTCATAGGCGTCGGCCTCGGCACCACTGGGCTGATACCCGGCCGACCATACAGACCCGGTCACCATGTCGCGCAGAAAAATATGAGAACCCCAGCAGTCCCGCGTCGCATCTTCTCGCCAGCGTGTCACCGCAATATCTTGCCATCTGCTATAACCCGACCCTGCCGTGGTCAGCATAACCGCATACCGCCCGTTGGACAGCAGATGCGTCCGAGGTGTTGCCTCATGCGGCGAGGTAAATCGCCGCGCGACTGGCGGTATGAGGTCGCGGACCTGCGCCGCCGCAGCGACTTCCTCCGCGCGCGGCCGCGTCACCGGCACGTCGCGCGGTGTCCGTTCCTGGAGCAAGAGTTCAGTAGCTCGCACGATCGGCTCGGCATGAAACCGGCTCCTCATCACTCCGTTGTTCAAGACATTTGCGATCGAGACCAACGACATGCCCTGATGATGCGACATATAGGCCCGCACGATGGCCACGTCTTTTCCTTCGGGTACCCGTGTCCCAGTGTAATCCAGCGCTTCATAGAACCCGTAGGTTCCCCTCCCTCCCGCCTCGGCGAGGCGCGCGAAACCTTGCGTGGCTTCCATGGGATCGATCATCGCCGCGAGTGCCGTGGCATAGGGCGCGATGACCACATCCTCACTGAGGCCTCGCTTGAGCCCCAGACCCGGCACGCCAAAGCTGGAATACTGGTACGTCAGATCGAGATCGCGTGCATTATAAGCCGACTCCGACACACCCCAGGGCACGCCGCGCTCTCTCCCGTACTGAATCTGCCGATGAACGATCAGCTCATACGTCCGGCACAGCAAGCTGCCTGCCGGGAAACGCATCACCAACGCCGGCATGAGGTACTCAAAGATGGAGCCCGACCAGGACACAAGCGCCGAACCGTCTCCCACGGGCGTCAGAGCACGGCCCAAGTGGAACCAATGCGATGACGGCACGTCGCCCTTGGCGATAGCGATAAAGCTCGACAGTCTGGCCTCCGACGCCAGCAAGTCGTAGCAACTGGGGTCCAGGCTGTTTTCCGGCACGCGATAGCCAATGGACAACAGTTTGCGTATCGGATCGAAGAGAAATGTGAAATCCATGGCGTGAACCATGTGCTCCACGTTCTGTGCGATCGCCATAAGACGACGAGTCAAGACCGTGATATCCGCAACCGATTGCTGGATGGCATCAGCCAACAGGGTGATTCTTGCCAAGGTGGCCTGATCCTGTATGGGGCCACTGCGCACGTGTTCCCGCAAGTGCTCGAGCGCACGGAGTGCATCCGCAAACCGTTCAGGAGCAGCCGCCAGCGTAGGCATGGGATGGAAGAACGGCGCGATAACCGCCCATTCCGGCGATGGCTCAGACGGATGGTTGAACAGAGCCGCCCGGTCTTTCGCACTGAAGCGGACCCATGGAAGGAACAGCTCCACATCACGGAGATGACTATCCACGCATGCCCGGACCGCATCGGCCCAGGCACGCAACTCTCCATCGGGCTCATCACTGCGCTCCTGTCCCAGTGTCTGAGCCATATCGGAAACCGTATGAGACAAGGCGTTGAGCCTGCCGAACCTGGCCGTCCAGCCGGCGGCATCGACCGGCCTCGATAACAGCTCCATGGCCAGTACGTCGACGGCTTGGCTCAACTGCTTCTTGGTCACCGTATGAGTTTGTCGCTGATCTGAAACCTCCTCCAGCGCACCGCGTAACAATTGGATGGCATCGTCAATTCCGGCAAACAAATCGCCTTCGATGGAAGATTGCTGAATCAGCTCGCGACATCCGTTTCCCAATACCAACAAATGTCCCGCGAGGTTTCCGCTGTC is a genomic window containing:
- a CDS encoding PepSY domain-containing protein, with translation MNKHYTIWRAILIAATVIGLAGIVGEMVWSADKGKFNAADVITVATSAKITVQGAAETALASVAGQVIEAKLEKRADKTVWMVEILTAKESIMTVYVDAVSGSMMMTEEKVPQKNPVQGQTS
- a CDS encoding ATPase, translating into MKMSTPHHPRDKKDRSVRARKHDPYKSKGKLREPSVCRECQAVYHKGRWVWGPVPADSHEVMCPACERIRDRVPSGVLLLTGEFVAKHRDEVLGLARNEEAQLKSEHPLARIIKIEDHAEAPEGVVITTTDPHLARRIGEALHHAHRGTFACHYEENEDLLRANWES